A genome region from Penaeus chinensis breed Huanghai No. 1 chromosome 22, ASM1920278v2, whole genome shotgun sequence includes the following:
- the LOC125037107 gene encoding uncharacterized protein LOC125037107 — protein MKSSVLGVLATLWVCALASPADPKVAKLVAANEEEAAAALVEEPRDKRDWVHYNKAGFVDAVVESDVNPAVVATAVAAASDNAFAGSFQSPSGVSGRTRWNQPSFGSYGYGYNYPHWWPQSSQWRTRGSGFPSQNQFDNYEAWLTWRNFNQNAGGFVPYQFMQRPGSNFRQNLPDVIDTSPQGRTRMVTDGSGRSYTVAALNDFPTNFNPGVSF, from the exons ATGAAGAGCAGC GTCCTTGGAGTGCTGGCGACCCTGTGGGTGTGCGCGCTGGCCAGCCCGGCGGACCCGAAGGTGGCGAAGCTGGTCGCCGCGAACGAAGAGGAGGCGGCTGCTGCCCTGGTGGAGGAGCCGCGAGACAAGAGGGACTGGGTCCACTACAACAAGGCCGGCTTCGTCGACGCCGTGGTCGAGAGCGACGTCAACCCGGCTGTGGTCGCCACCGCAGTTGCCGCCGCCAGTGACAACGCCTTTGCCGGGAGCTTCCAGTCGCCGTCCGGGGTGTCGGGCCGCACTCGATGGAACCAACCTTCCTTTGGGAGCTATGGTTATGGCTACAATTACCCTCACTGGTGGCCCCAAAGTTCGCAGTGGAGGACTAGAGGCAGCGGATTTCCCTCCCAGAATCAGTTCGACAATTACGAGGCCTGGCTGACGTGGAGGAACTTTAACCAGAACGCCGGAGGGTTCGTGCCTTACCAGTTTATGCAAAGACCTGGCTCTAATTTTAGGCAGAACTTGCCGGATGTCATTGACACAAGCCCTCAGGGCCGAACCAGGATGGTTACAGATGGCAGCGGAAGGTCATACACAGTCGCTGCTCTTAACGACTTCCCTACCAACTTTAACCCAGGCGTGAGCTTCTAA